A region of Homo sapiens chromosome 17, GRCh38.p14 Primary Assembly DNA encodes the following proteins:
- the TLCD2 gene encoding TLC domain-containing protein 2, giving the protein MAPTGLLVAGASFLAFRGLHWGLRRLPTPESAARDRWQWWNLCVSLAHSLLSGTGALLGLSLYPQMAADPIHGHPRWALVLVAVSVGYFLADGADLLWNQTLGKTWDLLCHHLVVVSCLSTAVLSGHYVGFSMVSLLLELNSACLHLRKLLLLSRQAPSLAFSVTSWASLATLALFRLVPLGWMSLWLFRQHHQVPLALVTLGGIGLVTVGIMSIILGIRILVNDVLQSRPHPPSPGHEKTRGTRTRRDNGPVTSNSSTLSLKD; this is encoded by the exons ATGGCGCCCACGGGGCTCCTGGTGGCCGGCGCCTCCTTCCTCGCGTTCCGGGGGCTGCACTGGGGGTTGCGGCGGCTGCCCACGCCGGAATCGGCCGCTCGGGACCGCTGGCAGTGGTGGAACCTCTGCGTCTCCCTGGCGCACAGCCTGCTCTCGGGGACCGGGGCGCTGCTCGG CCTGTCACTGTACCCTCAGATGGCCGCCGACCCCATCCATGGCCACCCGCGCTGGGCTCTGGTGCTGGTGGCTGTGTCTGTGG GTTACTTCCTGGCAGACGGAGCTGACCTGCTGTGGAACCAGACCTTGGGCAAGACCTGGGATCTTCTCTGTCATCATTTGGTG GTGGTGAGCTGCCTCAGCACCGCTGTTCTGTCTGGCCACTACGTGGGCTTCTCCATGGTGTCTCTGCTCCTGGAACTGAACTCTGCCTGCTTGCACCTGCGGAAGCTGCTGTTGCTTTCTCGCCAGGCCCCATCCCTGGCCTTCAGCGTGACCAGCTGGGCCTCCTTGGCCACCTTGGCCCTCTTCCGCCTGGTCCCGCTGGGGTGGATGAGTCTGTGGCTGTTCCGGCAGCACCACCAGGTTCCTCTTGCTCTGGTCACCCTGGGTGGAATTGGGCTGGTCACTGTGGGCATCATGAGCATCATATTGGGGATCCGTATTCTGGTCAATGATGTCCTACAGTCTCGACCCCATCCACCCAGCCCTGGCCATGAGAAAACCAGGGGGACCAGGACACGTCGTGACAATGGACCTGTCACCAGCAACAGTTCGACTCTCAGCCTGAAAGACTAG